In Peromyscus eremicus unplaced genomic scaffold, PerEre_H2_v1 PerEre#2#unplaced_3008, whole genome shotgun sequence, the following proteins share a genomic window:
- the LOC131902140 gene encoding neuroligin-4, X-linked-like: MLPVWFSAAGPDALGAYLQEQSEDCLFLNLYVPAAPDDVHDPGGRKPVMVYIHGGSYMEGTGNMIDGSVLASYGNVIVVTVNYRLGVLGFLSTGDQAAKGNYGLLDQIQALRWVEENVGAFGGDPKRVTIFGSGAGASCVSLLTLSHYSEGLFQKAIIQSGTALSSWAVNYQPAKYARALAEQVGCGGADTGELVACLRRAGWRELSRPRVAPAAYHVAFGPVIDGDVIPDDPQILMEQGEFLNYDIMLGVNQGEGLRFVDGVVGSPAGVSPGAFDAAVSEFVDRLYGYPEGKDALRETIKFMYTDWADRENAEARRKTLVALFTDHQWVAPAVATADLHAQYGSPTYFYAFYHHCQSDAKPAWADAAHGDELPYVFGVPLLGPTDLFACNFSRNDVMLSAVVMTYWTNFAKTGDPNQPVPQDTKFIHTKPNRFEEVAWTKYNPKDQLYLHIGLKPRVRDHYRATKVAFWLELVPHLHSLHDIFQYVSTTTRAPPPPDMTAYPGTRRAPQAKLWPATKRPSVTAAAANAGRGGVGGVPRGIGASGNPRDAANTRPAEDATVLIETKRDYSTELSVTIAVGASLLFLNILAFAALYYKKDKRRHETHRRHHHHHHHHQQHQHHAATAAATTAAAAATLPRGGHVAGSDGLGLGRDDDDLLSSAKPPLPPTGAVGMPGRHDGGIGGISGGVGIGVGGVGGVDDVAGLRVTCPPDYALTLRRSPDDIPLMAPSTITMIPNSLTGLPPPLHTFNAFAAAAVGAAGAAGQNGSNLPHGHSTTRV, from the exons ATGCTGCCCGTGTGGTTCTCGGCCGCCGGCCCCGACGCGCTGGGCGCCTACCTGCAGGAGCAGAGCGAGGACTGCCTGTTCCTCAACCTCTACGTGCCCGCCGCGCCCGACG acGTGCACGACCCCGGCGGGCGGAAGCCCGTGATGGTTTACATCCACGGCGGCTCCTACATGGAGGGCACCGGGAACATGATCGACGGCAGCGTGCTGGCGAGCTACGGCAACGTCATCGTCGTCACCGTCAACTACCGCCTGGGCGTGCTGG GCTTCCTGAGCACGGGCGACCAGGCCGCCAAGGGCAACTACGGGCTCCTGGACCAGATCCAGGCGCTGCGCTGGGTGGAGGAGAACGTCGGCGCCTTCGGCGGGGACCCCAAGCGCGTCACCATCTTCGGCTCCGGCGCCGGCGCCTCCTGCGTCAGCCTCCTCACGCTCTCACACTACTCCGAAG GCCTCTTCCAGAAGGCAATCATCCAGAGCGGCACGGCGCTGTCCAGCTGGGCCGTCAACTACCAGCCGGCCAAGTACGCGCGGGCGCTGGCGGAGCAGGTCGgctgtggcggcg CGGACACGGGCGAGCTGGTGGCCTGCCTGCGCCGGGCGGGCTGGCGGGAGCTGTCGCGCCCCCGCGTGGCGCCCGCCGCCTACCACGTGGCGTTCGGCCCGGTGATCGACGGCGACGTGATCCCCGACGACCCGCAGATCCTGATGGAGCAGGGCGAGTTCCTCAACTACGACATCATGCTGGGCGTCAACCAGGGCGAGGGGCTGCGCTTCGTGGACGGCGTGG TGGGTTCGCCCGCGGGCGTCTCGCCGGGCGCCTTCGACGCGGCGGTGTCCGAGTTCGTGGACCGGCTCTACGGCTACCCCGAGGGCAAGGACGCGCTGCGGGAGACGATCAAGTTCATGTACACGGACTGGGCGGACCGGGAGAACGCGGAGGCGCGGCGGAAGACGCTGGTGGCGCTGTTCACCGACCACCAGTGGGTGGCGCCCGCCGTGGCCACGGCCGACCTGCACGCGCAGTACGGCTCGCCCACCTACTTCTACGCCTTCTACCACCACTGCCAGAGCGACGCCAAGCCCGCCTGGGCCGACGCCGCGCACGGCGACGAGCTGCCCTACGTCTTCGGCGTGCCGCTGCTCGGGCCCACCGACCTCTTCGCCTGCAACTTCTCCCGCAACGACGTCATGCTCAGCGCCGTCGTCATGACCTACTGGACCAACTTCGCCAAGACCGG GGACCCGAACCAGCCGGTGCCGCAGGACACCAAGTTCATCCACACGAAGCCGAACCGGTTCGAGGAGGTGGCGTGGACCAAGTACAACCCCAAGGACCAGCTCTACCTGCACATCGGGCTGAAGCCGCGCGTGCGCGACCACTACCGCGCCACCAAGGTGGCCTTCTGGCTCGAGCTGGTGCCGCACCTGCACAGCCTGCACGACATCTTCCAGTACGTCTCCACCACCACGCGGGCCCCGCCACCGCCCGACATGACCGCCTACCCCGGCACGCGCCGCGCCCCCCAGGCCAAGCTCTGGCCCGCCACCAAGCGCCCGTCCGTGACCGCCGCGGCCGCCAACGCCGGTCGAGGCGGCGTCGGCGGCGTACCCCGCGGCATCGGCGCGAGCGGCAACCCTCGGGACGCGGCGAACACGCGGCCGGCCGAGGACGCCACGGTGCTGATCGAGACCAAGCGCGACTACTCGACGGAGCTGAGCGTGACCATCGCGGTGGGCGCCTCGCTGCTCTTCCTCAACATCCTGGCCTTCGCCGCGCTCTACTACAAGAAGGACAAGCGGCGCCACGAGACGCACCGgcggcaccaccaccaccaccaccaccaccagcagcaccagcaccacGCGGCCACCGCGGCGGCCaccacggcggcggcggcggccacgCTCCCCCGGGGCGGCCACGTGGCCGGAAGTGACGGCCTCGGGCTGGGCCGCGACGACGACGACCTCCTGTCCTCGGCGAAGCCGCCGTTGCCGCCGACCGGCGCCGTGGGGATGCCGGGGCGCCACGATGGCGGCATAGGCGGCATCAGCGGCGGCGTCGGCATCGGCGTCGGCGGCGTCGGCGGCGTCGACGACGTGGCGGGCCTGCGCGTCACGTGCCCGCCCGACTACGCGCTGACGCTGCGGCGCTCGCCCGACGACATCCCGCTGATGGCGCCCAGCACCATCACCATGATCCCCAACAgcct GACGGGGCTTCCGCCGCCGCTGCACACGTTCAACGCgttcgccgccgccgccgtgggGGCCGCCGGCGCCGCCGGGCAGAACGGATCGAACCTGCCCCACGGGCACTCCACCACCCGCGTATAG